A single window of Lytechinus variegatus isolate NC3 chromosome 8, Lvar_3.0, whole genome shotgun sequence DNA harbors:
- the LOC121420647 gene encoding lysozyme 2-like: MWSSNTSASLSDYCLRCICEKTRGCSCSGDGGCGPFNIEESFMSPRAAMSYGECKADVVCSRNAFQDFVDQFELRESSRGIPKCELASRIQRGGAVGSSSGQQTPSGSWSNPA; the protein is encoded by the exons TGTCTGATTACTGCCTACGGTGTATCTGTGAGAAGACACGGGGCTGTTCTTGTTCCGGGGATGGAGGATGTGGACCATTCAACATTGAAGAATCTTTCATGTCCCCTAGAGCTGCAATGA GTTACGGTGAATGCAAGGCCGATGTCGTGTGCAGTCGCAATGCCTTCCAGGACTTCGTGGATCAATTCGAACTGCGAGAGAGTTCTCGGGGCATCCCGAAGTGCGAGCTGGCGTCTCGGATCCAAAGAGGAGGCGCCGTGGGTTCCAGCTCCGGGCAGCAGACTCCTTCTGGCTCTTGGTCCAATCCTGCATGA